In the Moraxella osloensis genome, one interval contains:
- a CDS encoding DNA polymerase III subunit produces the protein MASTITSQSKSTEQPNIESKPNEVTQYYYPDPVSQQVIQQWLFMDLLPWQQPTWQYLTTHLHALPHAILFAGNAGTGKRAFVYRFVAWALCENQRDNAQGVTTACGQCQSCQWLIANTHPDLYQIPKPTLERDASPKSKANNTLVAQAPTHQSGYSIKIDEIRELQPFVTQSSGGLRIVVIHQADAMTLAASNALLKTLEEPAENVLMLLISDSPSQLLPTIRSRLQAFSVSHVTPDQSMQAMQQLLPNTDTATLQQASELSGYAPFLALQMLNSEWYQHRQTWINSFQAVRSGQRMPVQASNYWQKTLTLTDFLYLSQALLVPLGQFAVGISASSNDLDFGKLQPPPTLKQISQLQRVIDQIWQDRQQHIQDKLCYDKIFSTMLDC, from the coding sequence ATGGCATCGACTATAACCTCTCAATCAAAAAGCACCGAACAACCCAATATAGAATCAAAACCCAATGAGGTAACCCAGTACTACTATCCAGACCCTGTCAGCCAACAGGTGATACAGCAGTGGCTGTTTATGGATTTACTGCCGTGGCAACAGCCAACTTGGCAGTATCTGACCACCCATCTACACGCCTTGCCGCACGCGATATTGTTTGCAGGCAATGCAGGGACGGGTAAACGCGCCTTCGTGTATCGGTTTGTCGCATGGGCTTTGTGTGAAAATCAACGGGACAATGCACAAGGTGTCACAACTGCCTGTGGGCAATGCCAAAGTTGCCAATGGCTGATCGCCAATACCCACCCCGATCTTTATCAAATTCCCAAACCCACCCTAGAGCGTGACGCGTCGCCTAAATCTAAAGCAAATAATACTCTAGTGGCGCAAGCCCCAACCCATCAATCAGGGTATAGCATCAAGATTGACGAAATTCGGGAATTGCAGCCCTTTGTCACGCAGTCGAGTGGCGGATTAAGAATCGTGGTTATTCACCAAGCGGATGCGATGACCCTAGCAGCCAGTAACGCGCTCCTTAAGACCTTAGAAGAGCCTGCCGAAAATGTGTTGATGCTGTTAATTAGCGATAGTCCTTCGCAGCTACTGCCAACGATTCGCTCGCGGCTACAGGCATTTTCGGTGAGTCATGTGACCCCCGATCAGTCAATGCAAGCGATGCAGCAATTATTGCCAAATACCGATACTGCGACGCTACAACAAGCGAGTGAATTGTCTGGTTATGCGCCCTTTTTGGCACTGCAAATGTTAAACAGCGAATGGTATCAACACCGCCAAACTTGGATAAACAGCTTTCAAGCGGTTCGTAGCGGGCAACGTATGCCTGTACAAGCCAGCAACTATTGGCAAAAAACGCTGACATTGACCGACTTTTTATACCTGTCCCAAGCCTTGTTAGTGCCATTGGGGCAATTTGCCGTTGGTATTTCAGCGTCATCCAATGACTTAGATTTTGGCAAGCTGCAGCCACCACCGACATTAAAACAAATTAGCCAGTTACAACGGGTTATCGACCAAATCTGGCAAGATAGACAGCAACATATCCAAGATAAGTTATGCTATGATAAAATTTTTAGTACCATGCTGGATTGCTAA
- the cmk gene encoding (d)CMP kinase yields the protein MSQTSTQPFLDLTTRDLATKDVTAGLPVITVDGSSGAGKGTLTARLAKLLDYQILDSGAVYRIVGLAAHQAGLLTGSIDEAALTDLTQSLKIEFAAAKAGSEHVTVLVNANDVSEVIRTEEVGNFASKVAVFPKVRQALLELQKNMATSQGNPKKGLIADGRDMGTVVFPDAPLKVYLVASSEARAERRVSQLTNTGKQADFDEILAQIIARDERDSTRSASPAKPADDAIVIDSSAIDAEQVFNQVWQLCLERGLTIN from the coding sequence ATGTCACAAACGTCAACGCAACCGTTTTTAGATCTAACTACAAGAGATCTAGCCACAAAAGATGTAACCGCAGGCCTGCCCGTCATCACCGTTGATGGCTCAAGTGGTGCAGGTAAAGGTACATTGACGGCAAGACTGGCAAAGCTGCTGGATTATCAAATTTTGGATTCAGGGGCGGTGTATCGGATTGTGGGGCTTGCAGCCCACCAAGCGGGTTTGTTAACGGGCAGCATTGATGAAGCTGCGCTAACTGATTTAACCCAATCGTTAAAAATTGAGTTTGCAGCCGCAAAAGCGGGTTCTGAGCATGTGACAGTGCTCGTGAATGCCAACGATGTGAGCGAAGTGATTCGCACCGAAGAAGTGGGTAACTTTGCGTCAAAAGTCGCGGTATTCCCGAAGGTGCGTCAAGCGCTATTAGAGTTACAAAAAAATATGGCAACGTCGCAAGGTAACCCAAAAAAGGGCTTGATTGCAGATGGGCGTGATATGGGAACAGTGGTTTTTCCCGATGCGCCGCTGAAAGTTTATTTGGTTGCATCCTCTGAGGCACGAGCTGAGCGCCGTGTCAGTCAGTTAACCAACACTGGCAAACAGGCAGATTTTGACGAAATTTTGGCACAAATTATTGCGCGTGATGAGCGTGATAGTACACGCAGTGCCTCACCGGCTAAGCCTGCCGATGATGCGATAGTGATTGATAGCTCAGCCATCGATGCTGAGCAAGTGTTTAACCAAGTTTGGCAACTATGCCTTGAACGTGGTTTGACAATTAATTAA
- a CDS encoding PilZ domain-containing protein yields the protein MAMPSRGGITTINYDTIEKLYASYLPFIENGALFIPTNQQQQLGSQTFVAITLPNSSERMPLHGKVVWVNHRAQAQRPAGYALQLGKDEAGLRIKNEVDRLLAGHISSDKPTFTL from the coding sequence ATGGCAATGCCATCTCGTGGCGGTATCACCACCATTAACTATGATACGATCGAAAAATTGTATGCTAGCTATCTGCCTTTTATTGAAAACGGTGCGTTATTTATTCCTACAAACCAACAGCAACAACTAGGCAGTCAAACCTTTGTGGCAATTACTTTGCCAAATTCGAGTGAGAGAATGCCGCTGCATGGTAAAGTGGTGTGGGTCAACCATCGCGCACAAGCACAGCGCCCCGCAGGCTATGCGTTACAGCTTGGCAAAGACGAAGCAGGTTTACGTATCAAAAACGAAGTTGACCGCCTGTTGGCGGGTCATATCAGCTCTGATAAACCCACCTTTACACTATAA